The Sporocytophaga myxococcoides genome includes a window with the following:
- a CDS encoding YicC/YloC family endoribonuclease, with the protein MTTLRSMTGFGMVKSDAENIEIKVEIKSLNSKFLDLGLRLPKEYQDKEMEIRNMVSNTLERGKISISLDVQTKVDAKPRVSINKELVKKYYDDLVEAAAFVGTKESDLFKIALTMPKAVNQDLDNEDNSKEWEVIVSVIGKALDQCDKFRQAEGAALGEKLKSYIIRIKELLERVSEFDPQRIQMIRERIKAHFVEFGNEQMDKSRFEQELIYYIEKLDITEEKVRLNNHLDFFLENMKVDKSGKKLGFISQEIGREINTIGSKANDANIQKLVVEMKEELEKIKEQSLNIL; encoded by the coding sequence ATGACGACACTTAGGTCAATGACCGGCTTTGGAATGGTAAAGTCGGATGCTGAAAATATTGAAATTAAGGTGGAAATTAAATCTTTAAATTCCAAGTTTTTGGATTTGGGACTTAGACTTCCAAAAGAATATCAGGATAAAGAAATGGAAATCCGAAATATGGTGAGCAATACACTTGAAAGGGGGAAAATCAGCATTTCTTTGGATGTGCAAACAAAAGTTGATGCCAAACCGAGGGTTTCTATAAACAAAGAGCTTGTTAAAAAATATTATGATGATCTTGTAGAGGCTGCAGCTTTTGTGGGAACTAAAGAAAGTGATCTTTTCAAGATTGCTTTAACAATGCCCAAAGCAGTGAATCAGGATCTGGATAATGAGGATAATTCAAAAGAGTGGGAAGTAATAGTATCTGTTATTGGCAAAGCTCTTGATCAATGCGATAAATTCAGACAGGCAGAGGGAGCAGCACTTGGTGAAAAGTTAAAAAGCTATATCATTCGAATTAAGGAATTGCTTGAACGAGTTTCAGAATTTGATCCACAAAGGATTCAAATGATACGTGAGCGGATTAAAGCGCATTTTGTAGAGTTTGGCAATGAACAAATGGACAAAAGCAGATTTGAGCAGGAGCTTATTTATTACATTGAAAAACTTGACATTACTGAGGAAAAAGTTAGATTGAACAATCATCTTGACTTCTTCCTGGAAAATATGAAAGTGGATAAGAGCGGAAAGAAGCTTGGCTTTATAAGTCAGGAAATAGGAAGGGAAATAAACACTATCGGCTCTAAAGCTAACGATGCGAATATCCAGAAGTTGGTAGTTGAAATGAAAGAAGAACTGGAGAAGATTAAGGAACAATCCCTTAATATCCTTTAA
- a CDS encoding aspartate-semialdehyde dehydrogenase: MKIAVVGATGLVGGQILKVLEERNLPVTELLPVASERSVGKEIIFKGKPYKVVDAATAISKKPHFAIFSAGGSTSLELAPKFAEAGITVIDNSSAWRMDPTKKLVVPEINANTLTKEDKIIANPNCSTIQMVVALNPLHKKYKIKRIVVSTYQSVTGTGKKAVDQLMNERNGVDGPMAYAYPIDLNVIPHIDVFTENGYTKEEMKMINETKKIMGDDSIKVTATTVRIPVMGGHSESVNIEFENEFDMEEVKKILGSAEGVILEDDVKNLKYPMPMNAHNRDEVFVGRLRRDETQPKTLNMWIVADNLRKGAATNAIQIAEYLLKNKVVVAN; encoded by the coding sequence ATGAAAATTGCAGTAGTAGGTGCTACCGGCTTAGTTGGTGGACAAATTTTAAAAGTGCTGGAGGAGAGAAATCTTCCTGTAACAGAACTATTACCTGTTGCTTCTGAAAGATCTGTTGGAAAAGAAATCATTTTCAAGGGTAAGCCATATAAGGTGGTCGATGCAGCCACTGCAATCAGTAAGAAACCTCACTTTGCAATATTTTCTGCTGGTGGAAGTACTTCTCTGGAGCTTGCTCCAAAATTTGCAGAAGCTGGTATCACTGTAATTGATAACTCTTCTGCCTGGAGAATGGACCCTACAAAGAAACTTGTAGTTCCTGAAATCAATGCAAATACCTTGACAAAGGAAGATAAAATCATTGCTAACCCAAACTGTTCTACAATACAGATGGTAGTTGCATTGAATCCTTTGCACAAAAAATATAAAATCAAGAGAATTGTAGTTTCTACTTACCAGTCTGTAACTGGTACTGGTAAAAAAGCTGTAGACCAATTAATGAATGAAAGAAACGGCGTTGATGGTCCAATGGCTTATGCATATCCGATTGACCTTAATGTAATACCTCACATTGATGTATTTACAGAAAATGGATATACAAAAGAGGAGATGAAAATGATCAATGAGACTAAAAAGATCATGGGAGACGATTCTATAAAAGTAACTGCCACTACAGTAAGGATACCGGTAATGGGTGGGCATTCTGAATCAGTTAATATTGAATTTGAAAATGAATTTGATATGGAAGAGGTTAAAAAGATCCTAGGTAGCGCTGAAGGTGTTATTTTGGAAGATGATGTGAAAAATCTGAAATACCCTATGCCTATGAATGCTCATAATCGTGATGAAGTATTTGTTGGAAGATTAAGAAGAGATGAAACGCAGCCTAAAACTTTAAACATGTGGATCGTAGCTGATAATCTTAGAAAAGGTGCAGCAACGAATGCTATTCAAATTGCAGAATATCTTCTTAAGAATAAAGTTGTAGTTGCTAATTAA
- a CDS encoding lamin tail domain-containing protein: MKTSYFLLFLFSYIQSFAQFNDSFSDNNFNSSPRWTGDTALFFINADLQLQSSGKQQSEEIYLATRNILTTNAEWHFWVKMPFNPSSSNYVKIYLTSSSPNLTNSLYGYYLKIGGSSGNIDGIDLYRQDGASSIKLSTGIPGRAGKNSNTLRIKVIRDLNYMWKVFSDTLGGFDFSPELSFQDSTYKTGDYFGITCIHSSTRNKDFYFDDISIQRAPLSIIDLKVSNATDIVIQFNKKISRSVKTHNIKINNSYIRDIAFVNDSVLILKSEVIFRKGKNILAIDGILDLHLKETLQDSFEFNYRPAIEPGSVLITEIYSDPTPSKGLPEEEYIELYNNSFDTINLAGWRFSDPSVSGVLPSVEIFPKSYLIICPSPSIAEFRPFGKVIGITPWPSLNNASDSLNLKDPSGKIIHSVNYSLDWFTNRLSMEGGVALEMIDLSNPCGESDNWDGSVASIGGTPGSENSVNSIKPDLQGPIIKNVQLLDSLTILIELDEKLDISNQIREDNITISPETGIQNAMYKENKNILIALTNAIKVSTLYQISLNGIRDCNGNYIAKNQVSFALPEIPHEGDVLINEILFNPYPGGADFVELYNNSAHFIDLKNWRIFNAENKNATTFSISTRPLIMEPMQFLVLTSDPKSLINQYPNGKSKNFIKMSSMPSFNDDSGNISLLNSSGELFDSFSYTEKMHHKILKDPEGISLERISFTNPTADESNWHSAASGIRSTPGYGNSQHFEFETLENSFSVQPLKFSPNDDGKNDFALLTYRLDNPGEIATITVLDGLGREIKKIASNQLLGNEGFFQWDGIAEDNRKADIGVYMIIFEIFRLNGEKQKFKKAVILSY; this comes from the coding sequence GTGAAAACCAGCTATTTCTTACTTTTTTTATTCTCTTATATTCAGAGTTTTGCACAGTTTAATGACTCTTTCTCTGATAATAATTTCAACTCATCCCCTAGGTGGACGGGAGATACTGCTTTATTTTTTATAAATGCAGATCTGCAGCTTCAAAGCTCCGGCAAGCAGCAAAGTGAAGAAATCTACCTAGCTACAAGAAATATTTTAACAACAAACGCTGAATGGCATTTTTGGGTAAAAATGCCGTTTAACCCCAGTAGCAGCAATTATGTAAAGATTTATTTAACCAGCTCCTCTCCTAACCTGACCAATTCATTATATGGATACTACTTGAAAATCGGTGGATCAAGTGGAAACATTGATGGAATTGATTTATACAGACAAGATGGAGCCTCTTCTATTAAACTAAGTACAGGAATTCCAGGCAGAGCAGGTAAGAACAGCAATACTTTAAGAATTAAAGTTATAAGAGATTTAAACTATATGTGGAAAGTTTTTTCGGACACATTAGGTGGATTCGATTTTTCACCTGAACTCTCTTTTCAAGATTCAACTTATAAAACCGGAGATTACTTTGGGATAACCTGTATACACAGTTCAACCAGAAATAAAGACTTTTATTTTGATGACATTTCAATTCAAAGAGCTCCTCTTTCAATAATTGATTTAAAAGTTTCCAACGCCACTGACATTGTTATTCAATTCAACAAAAAAATTTCCAGATCCGTTAAAACTCATAATATTAAAATTAACAATTCTTATATCAGAGATATAGCTTTTGTTAACGACTCTGTCTTGATTCTCAAATCTGAAGTCATCTTCAGAAAAGGGAAAAATATACTTGCTATTGATGGCATTCTGGATCTTCACCTGAAAGAAACACTGCAAGACTCTTTTGAATTTAATTACAGACCAGCAATAGAGCCCGGCAGCGTTTTAATAACTGAAATTTATTCGGACCCTACCCCCAGCAAGGGGCTTCCGGAAGAAGAATATATTGAATTGTACAACAATTCTTTTGACACTATCAATCTTGCCGGATGGCGATTTTCTGATCCTTCTGTTTCAGGAGTATTACCATCAGTTGAAATATTTCCCAAGTCATACCTCATTATCTGTCCCTCACCTTCGATTGCTGAATTTAGGCCTTTCGGAAAAGTCATTGGTATTACTCCCTGGCCATCATTGAATAATGCATCTGACTCTCTTAACCTTAAAGATCCATCGGGAAAAATTATTCATTCTGTCAATTATTCTTTGGACTGGTTTACCAATAGGTTAAGTATGGAAGGAGGTGTCGCTTTAGAAATGATAGACCTTTCAAACCCTTGTGGAGAAAGTGATAATTGGGATGGGTCAGTTGCATCAATAGGAGGCACACCTGGTAGTGAAAATTCAGTAAATTCAATCAAACCGGATTTACAAGGACCGATAATTAAAAACGTCCAGCTTCTTGATTCTCTGACTATTCTAATTGAATTAGATGAAAAACTGGATATTTCTAATCAAATCAGAGAAGACAACATTACAATATCACCTGAAACTGGGATACAAAACGCAATGTATAAAGAGAATAAAAATATTCTGATTGCTCTTACCAATGCCATAAAGGTCAGCACATTATATCAGATTTCATTAAATGGAATAAGAGATTGCAACGGAAATTACATAGCGAAAAATCAGGTATCATTTGCTTTACCTGAAATTCCCCATGAAGGAGATGTTCTGATTAATGAAATCCTGTTTAACCCATATCCCGGAGGAGCTGATTTTGTTGAGCTTTATAACAATTCAGCTCATTTTATTGACCTTAAAAACTGGAGAATATTCAATGCAGAAAATAAGAATGCTACTACTTTTTCAATTTCCACTAGACCACTGATTATGGAGCCCATGCAATTTCTGGTATTGACATCCGATCCAAAATCATTGATAAATCAATATCCGAATGGTAAATCCAAAAATTTTATAAAAATGAGTTCAATGCCATCTTTTAATGATGACTCAGGAAATATTAGTTTGTTAAATTCATCGGGTGAACTTTTTGATAGTTTTAGCTACACTGAAAAAATGCATCATAAGATCCTTAAAGATCCTGAAGGGATCAGTCTCGAAAGGATTTCTTTTACAAATCCGACAGCAGATGAATCTAACTGGCATTCGGCTGCATCCGGAATCAGGTCAACTCCTGGCTATGGTAATAGTCAGCATTTCGAATTTGAGACTTTAGAAAATTCCTTTTCTGTACAACCATTGAAGTTCTCTCCTAATGATGACGGCAAAAATGATTTTGCTTTATTGACATACCGACTTGATAATCCTGGTGAAATCGCAACCATCACAGTTCTTGATGGACTAGGAAGAGAGATAAAAAAAATTGCATCTAATCAACTTTTAGGAAATGAAGGTTTTTTCCAATGGGATGGGATTGCTGAGGATAATCGGAAAGCAGACATTGGAGTTTATATGATCATATTTGAAATTTTCCGTCTGAACGGGGAAAAACAAAAGTTTAAGAAGGCGGTTATATTATCATACTGA